In Deltaproteobacteria bacterium, the genomic stretch CAATGTGAGAGTCGGAGTTGTTGCGGCAGCCGTCGGCCACCTCCTGGCCGCCGCCTCGCTGCCTGTTCTGGCGGGCAGGCTCGCCGGCGCCTTCGTGGCGAGCGATTCGGCGGAGGCGGTCGACGAGTCCGCCGACGCCGAGGCGGCTGTGAGGGAGGAGCTCGAGACGGAAGAGCGGGCGAGGTCTGCGGCCAGAGAGGCGCTCATGCGCGCCGAGACGGACCTCACCGGCGCCATCGAGGAACTCGAGGAAGCGGTCGTCGAATACGACGAGCATCCCCGGGTCATGGCCGAGCTCGCGGGGCTGTACATGCGGGCCGGGAAGCAGAGAGACGCCCTGCTGACCGGCGCAAAGGCCGTGTCGGCGCTGCTCAAGGCGGCCGATGCGCAGGCCGCCGCCCGCACATTCCTTCTGCTCGGCAAGCTGCGCCAGAAGGTGAGGCTCGACGCCTCGGAGTACGAACGTCTGGCCCAGGCTCTCACGGCGGCGGGGAGGTTCGACGACGCCGTATGGTGTCTCCAGGGCTTCGCCGCCATGGGCGGCGAGGCGCTCAAGGTCCAGAAGGGCACCATAGCCGCGGCCGATGCGGCCAGACGCAGCGGCGAGGTGCGCAAGGCGCTCCAGATATACGGCTTCCTCATAAAGAAGTACCCCGACTCCCCCTTCGCCGAGTACTGCAGGGGCGAGTACCGCAAGATCCAGCGCGCGGCCGGCGGCGGAAAGTAGGACGCGTCATTCCGTGGCCCCGCGACCCGCCCTCGAGCCGCAGCGTCCGCCGCCATGTCAGGGGTTGCGGTAGGTTCGTTTTTCCGTTTTCATGAAATTTTTCTTAAAGTTTCCTTTGTCTCGTCCGAATATGTGAATATGCAGGCCGACGGCGTCGCCCCGCGGCGCCGGACCGCCTTTTCACTCGGCCAGGGATTGTTTCCCCTATGATTAAAAAGATACTTATCGTCGACGACTCGCCGGTGGCGAGGAAGATGCTCAGAAGGTGCATGCCCGAGGGGCGGGATTTCGACATATACGAGGCCGGCGACGGCGTCGACGGCCTGCGCAAGTTCCAGGAGGTGAGACCGGACCTGACATTCATGGACCTCACCATGCCGATCATGAACGGCATGCGCGCCATCGAAGAGATAAAGAAAGTGGATTCAGAGGCACTTATCATCGTGAATACGGCCGACGTCCAGATGAAGTCCATCTTCAAGGTCCTGGAGCTCGGCTCTGTCACCGTCATCAAGAAGCCACCCACCAGGGAGGCGGTCAGCGAGGCCATAGCCAGGGCCGAACAGCAAGCGCACAAGGAAAAAGAGTGAATCTGGAGCTTGAAAAAGGGGATGGGCTTTCAGCCGACGAGATCGAGGTCCTTCAGGAGATAGTCAATATCGCTTTCGGCAAGGCTTCTGCCGACCTTGCCGATCTGCTTGACCACTATCTCGTTCTCACCGTTCCCCGCGTAACGCTGGTCAAGAGCCGGGATATCCCGGCTTATATCAGAAACGAGGTGAGCTGCTACTCCAACGGCCTTAGCATAGTGGAGCAGCGTTACTGGGGCAAGTTCAAGGGGGTGGCGCTGCTCGTCTTCCCCTCCAAGGCCGGCAAGGAGCTGGTCTCGCTTCTCGGGGCCGACGACGAGATTGCCGGCCACAACCGCCTCGATACGCTGGAGAGGGAGGCCCTGGTCGAGGTGGGCAACATCCTCATAGGGGCCTGCATCGGCAAGATAGCCGAGCTGCTCCGTGACATAGTGACCTATTCGCCGCCCACCGTCATGGTCCAGACCGATCCCTTGAACACTATGCCCATAAAGCTCGACGAGCCCGAGGCCCACTCCGTCATACTGCGCACCGTCTTCAGTTTCGAGGGACGCGACTTGAGCGGCGCCCTTTTCATCATGCCGAGCCGGGAGTCGGCATGGTGGCTGAAGCTGGCTCTCAACGACTTTCTCGACAATTACGAATAGCAGCATGACGGGGTTCAGCACAGAGGCGGCGGGCCGGGCGAGTCTCGGCCGCCATGCCGCCTCTCTTAAGGGGGAGGCCGTCTTTCAGGTTCCCTCCCTTCGAGGGGAGGCGGGAGAGGGAGCTGTCGAGGTGCCCTGATGATCTTTTCGCAGATATTCGACATGGTGGACATAGGGCTCGTCGTGATCGACGCGGAGCTGAAGGTCCTCCACTGGAACAGGTGGATGGAGCTTCGAAGCGGCATCGCCGCCGACAGGATAAGGGGGGCCTCCATCGTGGAGAGCTTTCCCGAGCTCAACACGCCGCGTTTCCTCAGGAGCTGCAAGTCGGTCCTCTCCTTCGGAAACTTCTGTTTCTTTTCGCAGAAACTCCACGGCTACCTCTTCCCCTTCAAGCCGGTGAGCGCCTTCGAGAGCGACTTCGACCACATGCAGCAGAGCTGCACCATGGGGCCGCTGCGCGACGAGGACGGGTCGGTCGCCTACCTCTACATAGCCGTCCACGACGTGACCGAGATAGTG encodes the following:
- a CDS encoding response regulator, with the protein product MIKKILIVDDSPVARKMLRRCMPEGRDFDIYEAGDGVDGLRKFQEVRPDLTFMDLTMPIMNGMRAIEEIKKVDSEALIIVNTADVQMKSIFKVLELGSVTVIKKPPTREAVSEAIARAEQQAHKEKE
- a CDS encoding chemotaxis protein CheC gives rise to the protein MELEKGDGLSADEIEVLQEIVNIAFGKASADLADLLDHYLVLTVPRVTLVKSRDIPAYIRNEVSCYSNGLSIVEQRYWGKFKGVALLVFPSKAGKELVSLLGADDEIAGHNRLDTLEREALVEVGNILIGACIGKIAELLRDIVTYSPPTVMVQTDPLNTMPIKLDEPEAHSVILRTVFSFEGRDLSGALFIMPSRESAWWLKLALNDFLDNYE